One Acetobacterium sp. KB-1 DNA segment encodes these proteins:
- a CDS encoding cell wall metabolism sensor histidine kinase WalK, with product MIKKLKIRFVATIMIILSLVFLLIIGSINYFNYQSSERQSMALLSALAENDGMAPRETPMVPGSSDHLPPDLFEREKTFSVKVNPATNLFSVNGSTNTSLESAEVLELANQMLNKNKASGTLSGYRYLIVEKPYGQLLVFVDQRISNALADRLLSTSLIIGSITLFVLFFVSLFLANLMVKPVEETFEKQKRFISDASHELKTPLSVISVNADVLEGDIGANKYLSHIQSESIRMNTLVNSLLTLARLDSSKPIGVYSPFDLSNAVESIALTFESIAFEEHKNYTLKITDGISYLGDANKIKQVVAILIDNAIKNADDDGLVELILKRVDDTIHLEVFNTGAGIPEDQQDKIFQRFYRYDASRSKATGGYGLGLAIAKSIVDEHQGTIRVSSEVGSWVRFTVIL from the coding sequence ATGATCAAAAAACTAAAAATTCGCTTTGTCGCCACCATTATGATTATTTTGTCTCTGGTTTTTTTATTGATTATTGGCTCAATCAACTATTTCAATTACCAATCCAGCGAACGTCAAAGCATGGCCCTGTTATCAGCCCTGGCAGAAAATGATGGGATGGCTCCTCGTGAGACCCCGATGGTGCCCGGATCATCAGATCATCTTCCCCCGGATCTATTTGAACGGGAAAAAACCTTTTCAGTTAAGGTTAACCCGGCAACTAACCTCTTTTCTGTCAACGGCAGTACCAATACCAGTCTGGAATCCGCAGAAGTCCTGGAGCTGGCAAATCAGATGCTTAATAAGAACAAAGCTTCCGGCACCCTGAGCGGTTATCGGTATCTGATTGTTGAAAAACCCTATGGTCAATTGCTGGTCTTTGTCGATCAGCGAATTTCCAATGCCCTGGCGGACCGACTTCTGAGCACCTCGCTGATCATTGGCAGTATAACCCTGTTTGTGCTTTTCTTTGTTTCGCTTTTTCTGGCCAACCTGATGGTTAAACCGGTAGAGGAAACCTTTGAAAAACAGAAGCGCTTTATTTCCGATGCCAGTCATGAACTAAAAACCCCGCTCTCCGTCATCAGTGTCAATGCCGATGTACTGGAAGGGGACATTGGCGCAAACAAGTATCTTTCTCACATTCAATCCGAGTCAATCCGGATGAATACCCTGGTGAATAGTCTTCTCACCCTGGCCCGACTGGACTCCAGCAAACCCATCGGTGTTTATTCACCCTTTGATTTGAGCAACGCCGTGGAAAGCATTGCCTTAACCTTTGAAAGCATCGCTTTTGAGGAACACAAAAACTACACCCTTAAGATTACAGACGGTATTTCCTATCTGGGTGATGCGAATAAGATCAAACAGGTCGTTGCCATCCTGATTGACAATGCCATTAAAAATGCCGACGATGACGGGCTTGTTGAACTCATCCTTAAGCGAGTTGATGATACGATTCATCTTGAAGTGTTCAATACCGGTGCCGGTATTCCCGAAGATCAGCAGGATAAAATTTTTCAGCGTTTCTACCGCTACGATGCGTCCCGTTCCAAGGCCACCGGGGGCTATGGGCTGGGACTGGCCATTGCTAAATCGATTGTTGACGAACATCAGGGAACGATTCGGGTAAGCAGCGAGGTTGGTTCCTGGGTTCGGTTTACTGTCATCCTCTAA